One Lasioglossum baleicum chromosome 6, iyLasBale1, whole genome shotgun sequence genomic window carries:
- the LOC143210003 gene encoding odorant receptor 4-like — protein sequence MSSNNKTVITNAIVFSLHMIGAEPRSSRRILQRIICSFLMMSSLSMQFWYVASYSKNEELTDLLDGLSVILSNGGTFVKMVIIWWNHRMFFNALTIIFEDWKNLDSIGRNKRFMVDKALMSLRISNLLIVAYSMTVICYTISSLFISNDSGEGLLVSKKKLLLRMRFPFEVMFSPVYEIVIVAQFLLEYLIAFVAGMFMALLAALVLHVGSQVDIMCQELIDLPNHQQEKRLSMFKSLVAQHQKIIYLGECIRDLFIHIALVQFLSNILVICCLGFLLVNSLGTEEGPSIILKFLPFYVAANSEAFVLCYTGEYLISKSDDVRRAVCDMDWYKLNNRDMQLLLLILVRSQKELTLSAGRFVVLSVEAFATVLEASASYISLLLAMS from the exons ATGTCGTCTAACAACAAGACAGTCATTACCAATGCCATCGTGTTCAGTCTTCACATGATCGGCGCCGAGCCGAGATCATCGCGCAGGATTCTGCAGCGGATCATTTGCTCGTTCCTAATGATGTCCAGCTTGTCCATGCAGTTTTGGTACGTTGCCTCTTACAGTAAGAATGAAGAGTTAACCGACCTGTTGGACGGTCTAAGCGTAATCTTATCGAACGGCGGTACGTTTGTTAAAATGGTGATTATTTGGTGGAACCATCG AATGTTTTTCAATGCCCTGACGATTATTTTCGAAGATTGGAAGAATCTCGATTCAATCGGTCGGAATAAACGTTTTATGGTGGACAAGGCCCTAATGTCCCTACGAATATCGAATTTGTTGATAGTCGCTTACTCGATGACGGTAATTTGCTATACAATTAGTAGCTTGTTCATTTCCAACGACAGTGGCGAAGGACTTCTTGTAAGCAAAAAGAAATTGTTGCTCAGAATGAGGTTTCCCTTCGAAGTGATGTTTTCTCCAGTTTACGAAATTGTTATAGTTGCACAGTTTCTGCTCGAATATTTAATTGCTTTCGTTGCGGGGATGTTCATGGCACTGCTCGCAGCATTA GTGTTACACGTAGGTAGTCAGGTAGACATAATGTGCCAAGAACTAATCGACCTGCCTAATCATCAGCAAGAAAAACGACTGTCCATGTTCAAAAGTCTCGTTGCACAGCATCAAAAGATCATATATCTGGGAGAATGTATCAGAGATCTATTTATTCACATAGCATTggtgcaatttttatcaaacATTCTGGTCATCTGCTGCTTGGGCTTCTTGCTTGTTAAT TCTTTAGGCACAGAAGAAGGACCTtccataatattaaaatttctacCTTTCTACGTGGCTGCCAATAGTGAAGCATTTGTTCTCTGTTACACCGGCGAATACCTTATTTCAAAG AGTGATGATGTCCGTCGAGCAGTATGTGATATGGATTGGTACAAGCTAAACAATCGAGATATGCAATTACTGTTGCTAATACTGGTGAGATCGCAAAAAGAGTTGACGCTTTCAGCCGGAAGATTTGTTGTCCTTTCTGTGGAAGCGTTCGCCACT GTACTGGAAGCTTCGGCTTCGTATATTTCGTTATTACTGGCTATGTCATAG